TCGATCGTGCAGAGCGTCGTGCAACTCGTCTACGGTCCGCGGCAGAAGGACTTCCCGTCGCTCGTGGAAGGCCGGATCCAGCTCACGGACGGGGTATCGATCACGTGGCAGCAGATCCTGACCGCGGGGATCGCAATTCTGGCCCTTGTCGCGCTCGGGCTCTTCCTCAGCCGGTCGCGATACGGACTGGCGATCGTCGCGGTCGCGCAGAATCTCGACGCCGCTCGCCTGATGGGCATCCCTGCGCGCAGGGCGTACGTGCTCACGATGGGCCTCGCCGCGGGACTCGCCGGCCTGGCCGGCGTGCTGCTCGCCCCGGTCTACTTCGTGTCGCCGACGATGGGCGAGCTGCCCATGCTGCAGGCCCTCATCGTGGCGATTTTCGCGGGGTTGGGGAGTACCAAGGGCACCATCATCGCCGCGTACATCATCGGATTCGTGCAGGCCGCGGTCTCCATCTTCTGGAGCTCCACGTACGCCATGCCCGTGCTGTACGCGTTGATCGTCGTCGTGCTCATCGCACGACCCTTCGGAATCGCCGGGAAGCCCCAGGAGGCCAGGCTATGAGCGCACCCACGTCCGTCTCGGATCCGCGCGCGGTCGCACTGCCGCGCTGGAACGCAAAGGTGATGGGGTGGCCGCAACCACGGCCGCTCCCCATCACCGTGGCCCTCGTCGTCGGGATCCTCTTCCCGTTCCTCGCCCCAGATCGTAGCTGGCTCACCGTGGCCACGCTCGCCATGATCACGCTGACGCTCGCCCAGAGCTGGAACCTCGTGCTCGGGTACGGTGGCGTCTGGAACTTCGGCCAACTCGCCTTCTACGCGCTCGGGGCCTATTCCGCAGCGCTGGTCACCATGTACCTCCCGATCCCGGCATGGCTCTCGATCCCGATCGCCGGGCTCGTCTCCGGGGGCATCGCGCTGCTGCTCTCGATCCCGATCCTGCGACTGCGGGGGATCTACGTCTCTCTGCTCACCTTCGGGTTCGCGGAGGTGGTGCGGCTGCTGATCATCGCCGATCAATCCGGTGTGACCGGGGGCGCCTATGGGCTTTCCGGCTTCGGCGGATTCGGGTTCACGGGCCCCGGCGCCGCCAATGTGAACTACTGGATCGGGCTCGCGGCCGCGGTGGTGACCTGCCTCATCGTGCTGATCCTCGTGCGCTCGCCGCTGGGAAACGGCATGATCGCGATGCGCGACAACCCGACGCTCGCCTCGGCGCGCGGGATCAGCCAGCGGACCTACCAGATGCTCGTGTTCGCGGTGTCGGGGTTCCTCGCCGGCGTCGCGGGATCGCTCTACGCGCATGTCTTCGAAGTCGCCTCGCCGACACTCATGGGCCTGGGGCCGATGACCCTCGTGGTCACCATGCTCGTCGTGGGCGGCCTCGGGACGGTCACCGGACCGATCATCGGAACGCTGATCCTCTCCTTCGTGCAGATGCAGCTCCAGGACGTTCCGGAGATCCGGCTCGCGGCACTCGGCGCGGTGCTCCTCATCGTCATCCTCTTGATGCCGCGCGGGCTCGTGCCGTTCTTCAGCGCCGTCTGGGCCCGCTTCCAGGCCTGGATGGACGAGGACGAATACGACGAGGACGAGGACGTCGAGGATGGGGCATCCGTGGAATCGTCCTCTGAATCGCCCGCGGCGGCGGCACGGGAGGGCGCCGAGCGGGGTCTATGAGATGAGATACCCGCCGTCGACGGGGATGGTCGCCCCGGTGATGTAGGAGGAGGCTTCGCTGATCAGGAAGAGGCACGCCGCAGCGACGTCGGCGGGTTCGCCGAGCCGCTGCACGGGGAGCCGCTCCGTGAGGGCCGCGACCGCACCCGGGGTGTCGCCCAGCGTCA
Above is a genomic segment from Leucobacter rhizosphaerae containing:
- a CDS encoding branched-chain amino acid ABC transporter permease is translated as MSAPTSVSDPRAVALPRWNAKVMGWPQPRPLPITVALVVGILFPFLAPDRSWLTVATLAMITLTLAQSWNLVLGYGGVWNFGQLAFYALGAYSAALVTMYLPIPAWLSIPIAGLVSGGIALLLSIPILRLRGIYVSLLTFGFAEVVRLLIIADQSGVTGGAYGLSGFGGFGFTGPGAANVNYWIGLAAAVVTCLIVLILVRSPLGNGMIAMRDNPTLASARGISQRTYQMLVFAVSGFLAGVAGSLYAHVFEVASPTLMGLGPMTLVVTMLVVGGLGTVTGPIIGTLILSFVQMQLQDVPEIRLAALGAVLLIVILLMPRGLVPFFSAVWARFQAWMDEDEYDEDEDVEDGASVESSSESPAAAAREGAERGL
- a CDS encoding branched-chain amino acid ABC transporter permease produces the protein MNLVLQTLVSTLVQGSMLALITIGMSLVYGTLRVLNMAQGVMVMVGGIAAWTFVAGTGLSPWIAMIFAVIVTFALGMLSYGVGISRLIGRAGVDFEMTAFISTFAIASIVQSVVQLVYGPRQKDFPSLVEGRIQLTDGVSITWQQILTAGIAILALVALGLFLSRSRYGLAIVAVAQNLDAARLMGIPARRAYVLTMGLAAGLAGLAGVLLAPVYFVSPTMGELPMLQALIVAIFAGLGSTKGTIIAAYIIGFVQAAVSIFWSSTYAMPVLYALIVVVLIARPFGIAGKPQEARL